A single window of Deinococcus sp. KSM4-11 DNA harbors:
- a CDS encoding OmpH family outer membrane protein, with protein MKISAKALAPLALMAAFGLGTLAPHAQTAPQKVGFVDVSKLLAAHPNDKDIKAVQAKADAELGDLDKQVKAIDAKGASATAAEKQQRETLVATIKAKADAYDKQINPKITAVEAAVDTAVSSVAKANGYSIVMDKGVAAKSGLVVYADPATELTDAAVKALKP; from the coding sequence ATGAAGATTTCCGCCAAAGCACTTGCCCCCCTTGCCCTCATGGCCGCGTTCGGCCTGGGTACCCTCGCCCCGCACGCCCAGACCGCACCGCAGAAAGTCGGCTTCGTCGACGTGTCCAAGCTGCTCGCCGCGCACCCCAACGACAAGGACATCAAGGCCGTGCAGGCCAAGGCCGACGCCGAACTCGGCGACCTCGACAAGCAGGTCAAGGCCATCGATGCCAAGGGCGCCAGCGCCACCGCCGCCGAGAAGCAGCAGCGCGAGACCCTGGTGGCCACCATCAAGGCCAAGGCCGACGCCTACGACAAGCAGATCAATCCCAAGATCACGGCCGTCGAGGCTGCCGTGGACACGGCCGTCAGCTCGGTCGCCAAGGCCAACGGCTACTCCATCGTGATGGACAAGGGCGTGGCCGCCAAGAGCGGACTGGTCGTCTACGCCGATCCCGCCACCGAACTGACCGACGCGGCCGTGAAGGCCCTGAAGCCCTGA
- a CDS encoding OmpH family outer membrane protein, with translation MNRILMLLPLALLATVPHAQQSKARVAFVNVDTLIKAMPNSAAYLKVMTQADTDLKAKRTALQTLVAKASTTGAAADRQAVTKAQQAYNTLQTDYTKKIQAAFAPLSSKLNAAVAKAAQANGFSVVMDEKVAAQTHLVLYADKGISLTAAAQKLLK, from the coding sequence GTGAACCGAATTCTGATGCTGCTGCCGCTGGCCCTGCTGGCCACCGTGCCCCACGCCCAGCAGAGCAAAGCGCGTGTGGCCTTCGTGAACGTGGACACGCTGATTAAGGCCATGCCGAACAGCGCCGCGTACCTGAAAGTGATGACCCAGGCCGACACCGACCTGAAAGCCAAGCGCACCGCCCTGCAGACGCTGGTGGCCAAGGCGAGCACCACCGGCGCGGCCGCTGACCGGCAGGCCGTGACCAAGGCCCAGCAGGCGTACAACACCCTGCAGACCGACTACACCAAGAAGATCCAGGCGGCCTTCGCGCCCCTGAGCAGCAAGCTGAACGCCGCCGTGGCCAAGGCCGCGCAGGCGAACGGCTTCAGCGTCGTGATGGACGAGAAGGTCGCCGCGCAGACGCACCTCGTGCTGTACGCCGACAAGGGCATCAGCCTGACCGCCGCCGCGCAGAAACTGCTCAAGTAG
- a CDS encoding pyridoxamine 5'-phosphate oxidase family protein, with translation MSELTHQDAVKKIAGIIKDVKFAMLTTTTSEGHLHSRPMTTQQTEFDGDVWFIGGKDTESVADMRARPQVNLAYAKPGDGEYVSLTGTAELVEDRAKLDELWSDFYKAYFEGGKEDPNIQLIKIHAGGAEFWESDGKVRTLFQLARGAITGQQAHMGTNDTVKL, from the coding sequence ATGAGTGAACTGACCCACCAGGACGCGGTGAAGAAGATCGCCGGAATCATCAAGGACGTGAAGTTCGCGATGCTGACCACGACGACCTCCGAAGGGCATCTGCACTCCCGCCCGATGACCACCCAGCAGACCGAGTTCGACGGCGACGTGTGGTTCATCGGTGGGAAGGACACCGAGAGTGTGGCCGACATGCGCGCGCGGCCCCAGGTGAATCTGGCCTACGCCAAGCCCGGCGACGGCGAGTACGTCAGCCTGACCGGCACGGCCGAACTGGTCGAAGACCGCGCGAAACTCGACGAGCTGTGGAGTGATTTCTACAAGGCGTACTTCGAGGGCGGCAAGGAAGATCCGAACATCCAGCTGATCAAGATCCACGCGGGCGGTGCCGAGTTCTGGGAGAGCGACGGCAAGGTTCGCACCCTGTTCCAGCTCGCCCGGGGCGCGATCACCGGCCAGCAGGCGCACATGGGCACGAACGATACCGTCAAGCTCTGA
- a CDS encoding MFS transporter has product MTTSAPLERAAVSPWALSAFWFGTAFHWLVILLSLVPANVLHFVGEAHKGTYVGLLTLIGAAMALVIPPLVGAQSDRLGRRLPYLRLGVGVNLVGLVVMALAVAGLSGMGGFWVYVLGFLLVQFGNNYATAPYSALIPQLVPVSQRGRYSGAMGMLQAAGQLLGAVGALVVSLLKLPDAALFALVGVMLLIPALVTMRGVGSADRAAPVTTSGNVSRPSWTTLFAYKPFLWVFVTRALFALGQYSVQPFLQFYNRDVLKQGNPVQSNLYMLAAIIVASIVSALIGGRISDRVGRKPVIYVAGTTMAVTALLFLVAPSFLVAVGLAVVFGLGYGAFTSVDWALGSDAMPSSASYARDMGIWHVAFVAPQFIGGPQGALLDWGNAQSPNLGYTLVFAVAAVFFALGVILVRNVPDRVQTPLAQPA; this is encoded by the coding sequence ATGACGACTTCTGCTCCTCTGGAACGGGCGGCCGTGAGTCCGTGGGCGCTCTCGGCGTTCTGGTTCGGCACGGCCTTCCACTGGCTGGTGATCCTGCTGTCGCTGGTGCCCGCGAACGTCCTGCACTTCGTGGGCGAGGCGCACAAGGGCACCTACGTCGGCCTGCTCACCCTGATCGGCGCGGCCATGGCGCTGGTCATTCCACCGCTGGTGGGCGCGCAGAGCGACCGCCTGGGCCGGCGCCTGCCGTACCTGCGCCTGGGCGTGGGCGTGAACCTTGTGGGGCTGGTCGTGATGGCCCTGGCCGTGGCGGGCCTGTCGGGCATGGGCGGCTTCTGGGTGTACGTCCTGGGCTTCCTGCTGGTGCAGTTCGGGAACAATTACGCCACCGCGCCGTACTCCGCGCTGATTCCGCAGCTCGTGCCGGTCTCCCAGCGGGGCCGGTATTCGGGCGCCATGGGCATGCTCCAGGCCGCCGGGCAACTCCTGGGGGCGGTCGGTGCGCTGGTCGTGAGCCTGCTGAAGCTGCCGGACGCGGCGCTGTTCGCGCTGGTCGGCGTGATGCTCCTGATCCCGGCCCTGGTCACCATGCGGGGCGTGGGCTCGGCTGACCGGGCCGCGCCCGTCACCACCTCCGGCAACGTCTCCCGGCCCTCCTGGACGACGCTGTTCGCCTACAAGCCCTTCCTGTGGGTGTTCGTCACGCGGGCGCTGTTCGCGCTCGGGCAGTATTCGGTGCAGCCCTTTTTGCAGTTCTACAACCGCGACGTCCTCAAACAGGGCAACCCGGTGCAGTCGAACCTGTACATGCTCGCAGCCATCATCGTGGCGAGCATCGTCTCGGCTCTGATCGGCGGGCGGATCAGCGACCGGGTGGGCCGCAAACCGGTGATCTACGTGGCGGGCACCACCATGGCCGTCACGGCGCTGCTGTTCCTGGTCGCGCCCAGTTTCCTCGTGGCGGTGGGACTGGCCGTGGTGTTCGGACTGGGGTACGGGGCCTTCACGTCCGTGGACTGGGCTCTGGGGAGCGACGCCATGCCCAGCAGCGCCAGTTACGCGCGCGACATGGGCATCTGGCATGTGGCCTTCGTCGCGCCGCAGTTCATCGGGGGGCCGCAGGGCGCACTGCTCGACTGGGGAAACGCGCAAAGTCCCAACTTGGGGTACACGCTGGTGTTCGCCGTGGCGGCGGTGTTCTTCGCGCTGGGCGTGATTCTGGTGCGGAACGTGCCGGATCGCGTGCAGACCCCGCTGGCCCAGCCGGCCTGA
- a CDS encoding MarR family transcriptional regulator, whose product MTGSAVPSPLARILSAVSTAPRTPAELARDLGSSEDALSGMLVTLHAGGYVQEAVPEQGACACGPCALKSLCRNADSPAPALSLLRLTPRGAAYLARLTAR is encoded by the coding sequence GTGACGGGTTCCGCCGTGCCCTCTCCCCTGGCCCGCATCCTCAGTGCCGTGTCGACCGCGCCGCGCACGCCGGCCGAACTGGCGCGTGACCTGGGCAGCAGCGAGGACGCGCTGAGCGGCATGCTCGTGACCCTGCATGCGGGCGGGTACGTGCAGGAGGCCGTGCCGGAGCAGGGGGCCTGCGCGTGCGGGCCGTGCGCGCTGAAAAGCCTGTGCCGCAACGCAGATTCGCCGGCCCCGGCCCTGTCGCTGCTGCGCCTCACGCCGCGTGGCGCGGCGTACCTGGCGCGGCTGACGGCCCGCTGA
- the feoB gene encoding ferrous iron transport protein B: protein MSLPTAPAPSLPLIPDEAACVATLERLKSAHEPRVVVVGNPNVGKTTLINAVAGTRLKVGNWGGVTIEKREAHLTHSGRSVYLLDLPGAYSLSPHTPEELVARTALLDEAPDAVLNVLDAGNLERNLYLTLQLMDFQVPVAVALNLVDEARDKGLTVDARALSRALGVPVVETVASKSTGTADVLGKVLGEATLGIGVRYPKPIEEAVADLTGRMKHLPTLPPHAHRYLALALLEGDPSVRGRLAATGHQPLLAAADTHLLTLDAGGLDALIDIAEARYARAGDLARLAVPKAQSRRTLSERIDTVALHPWLGIPIFLALVLLVFRLTFSVASPFVDLIGGPLQDTLSGWASALLAWFPLGRDLVVGAIIPGVGTVLSFLPTLLVLYLAMSFLEDSGYMARAAFLMDRGMRSVGLDGRAFIPLVLGFGCNVPAVYATRTLERQSDRILVGMILPFMSCSARLPVYVIFAAALFPNQGSTLVWALYVLGMLVAFAFALVLRRTSLPAEGGGVLLELPPYRFPAWKVLWKHAARRTASFAKRARTTVMSTVAVVWVLLAIPMVSGQKFATVPPQDSLFGTVSRAVSPIFAPLGFGNWQATGALVPGFIAKEVVVGTLGQIYLGEQAAAPAPLGVLEGAAKAAQATWVAVKASVAALPTVIALPHLGADAGAEAKSPLAAALARAYTPAAGLAYLVFVLLYTPCIATVGALAQEYGRRIAWITVAYQLATAWVAAFVVYQIASRLL, encoded by the coding sequence ATGAGTCTGCCGACCGCTCCTGCGCCGAGCCTACCGCTGATTCCGGATGAGGCGGCCTGCGTGGCCACGCTGGAACGCCTGAAGTCCGCGCACGAGCCGCGCGTGGTGGTGGTCGGCAACCCGAACGTGGGCAAGACCACGCTGATCAACGCGGTGGCCGGCACGCGCCTGAAGGTGGGGAACTGGGGCGGCGTGACCATCGAGAAGCGCGAGGCCCACCTGACGCACTCGGGGCGCAGCGTGTATCTGCTCGACCTGCCCGGGGCGTATTCGCTGAGCCCGCACACGCCCGAGGAACTCGTGGCGCGCACGGCGCTGCTGGACGAGGCGCCGGACGCCGTGCTGAACGTTCTGGATGCCGGGAACCTGGAGCGCAACCTGTACCTGACCTTGCAGCTCATGGACTTCCAAGTGCCGGTGGCGGTGGCGCTGAATCTGGTGGACGAGGCCCGGGACAAGGGCCTGACGGTGGACGCGCGGGCCCTGTCGCGGGCGCTTGGCGTCCCGGTCGTGGAGACCGTGGCGAGCAAGAGCACCGGCACGGCGGATGTGCTCGGCAAGGTGCTGGGCGAGGCCACCCTGGGCATCGGCGTGCGCTACCCGAAACCGATCGAGGAGGCCGTGGCCGACCTGACGGGCCGCATGAAGCACCTCCCGACCCTGCCGCCGCACGCGCACCGGTACCTGGCGCTGGCGCTGCTGGAGGGCGATCCCTCGGTGCGGGGGCGGCTGGCGGCGACCGGGCACCAACCGCTGCTGGCCGCGGCCGACACGCACCTGCTGACGCTGGACGCAGGGGGCCTGGACGCCCTGATCGACATCGCGGAGGCGCGCTACGCGCGGGCCGGGGATTTGGCGCGGCTGGCGGTGCCCAAGGCGCAGTCGCGGCGGACGCTGTCCGAGCGGATCGACACGGTGGCGCTGCACCCGTGGCTGGGCATTCCGATCTTCCTGGCGCTGGTGCTGCTGGTCTTCCGGCTGACCTTCAGCGTCGCCAGTCCGTTCGTGGATCTGATCGGCGGGCCGCTCCAGGACACGCTGAGCGGCTGGGCATCGGCGCTGCTCGCATGGTTCCCGCTGGGCCGCGATCTGGTGGTCGGCGCGATCATTCCCGGGGTGGGCACGGTGCTGAGCTTCCTGCCGACGCTGCTGGTGCTGTACCTCGCCATGAGTTTCCTGGAAGACAGCGGCTACATGGCGCGCGCCGCCTTCCTGATGGATCGGGGCATGCGCTCGGTGGGGCTGGACGGGCGGGCGTTCATTCCGCTGGTGCTGGGCTTCGGCTGCAACGTGCCCGCCGTGTACGCGACGCGCACGCTGGAACGCCAGTCCGACCGGATTCTGGTGGGCATGATCCTGCCGTTCATGAGCTGCTCGGCGCGGCTGCCGGTGTACGTGATCTTCGCGGCGGCGCTGTTCCCGAACCAGGGCAGCACGCTGGTGTGGGCGCTGTACGTGCTGGGCATGCTGGTCGCCTTCGCCTTCGCGCTGGTGCTGCGCCGCACGTCCCTGCCCGCCGAGGGTGGCGGCGTGCTGCTGGAACTCCCACCGTACCGCTTCCCAGCGTGGAAGGTGCTGTGGAAGCACGCGGCCCGCCGCACGGCCAGCTTCGCGAAGCGCGCCCGGACGACCGTCATGTCCACCGTGGCCGTGGTGTGGGTGCTGCTGGCGATTCCCATGGTGAGCGGACAGAAGTTCGCGACGGTGCCGCCACAGGACAGCCTGTTCGGCACCGTCAGCCGCGCCGTCTCGCCCATCTTCGCGCCGCTGGGCTTCGGGAACTGGCAGGCGACGGGCGCCCTGGTGCCGGGATTCATTGCCAAGGAGGTCGTAGTGGGCACGCTGGGGCAGATCTACCTGGGGGAGCAGGCCGCCGCGCCCGCCCCGCTCGGTGTGCTGGAGGGGGCCGCGAAGGCCGCCCAGGCCACCTGGGTCGCCGTGAAGGCCAGCGTGGCCGCCCTGCCCACCGTGATCGCACTGCCGCACCTGGGCGCGGATGCCGGTGCGGAGGCGAAATCCCCGCTGGCCGCCGCACTGGCCCGGGCGTACACGCCCGCCGCCGGGCTGGCGTATCTGGTATTCGTGCTCCTGTACACGCCGTGTATCGCCACGGTGGGCGCGCTGGCGCAAGAATACGGCCGCCGCATCGCCTGGATCACCGTGGCGTACCAGCTGGCGACCGCGTGGGTGGCGGCGTTCGTCGTGTACCAGATCGCCTCCAGGCTGCTGTGA
- a CDS encoding ferrous iron transport protein A, producing the protein MDERTLDQLRPGETAHVVALDPKHPLRRRLLELGFVRGAPVTIVRRAPMGDPLELRVNGTDLALRAADLRGIRVRG; encoded by the coding sequence ATGGATGAACGCACACTGGATCAACTGCGGCCCGGCGAGACCGCGCACGTCGTGGCCCTCGACCCGAAGCACCCGTTGCGGCGGCGGCTGCTGGAACTGGGCTTCGTGCGGGGTGCGCCCGTGACCATCGTGCGCCGCGCTCCCATGGGCGATCCGCTGGAACTGCGCGTGAACGGCACGGACCTGGCCCTGCGGGCGGCGGATCTGCGCGGCATCCGGGTACGCGGATGA
- a CDS encoding RluA family pseudouridine synthase has product MGDLTLTPSLPSREIPRVVIEHPDFYVVHKPALWLTHRVHARFEVPDVVTFMQQDTGEEGLSPPHRLDRETSGAQVLSRDPDAARTFYTLFKQHLVGKTYLAIVHGTPDWERLTVDAPLGELGLGGANRVVIRQAVIPDGRPAITDFRVVDRRAGHALIEAYPRSGRLHQIRAHLSHLGLPMVGDKIYGRDPTVFLEFMQTGQTPELTARLGLSRQALHAARLAFPWDGAQVVAEVPLSSDLQAYWDGLI; this is encoded by the coding sequence ATGGGAGATCTGACGCTCACCCCTTCCCTGCCGTCCAGGGAAATCCCGCGCGTGGTTATCGAACACCCGGATTTCTACGTCGTTCACAAGCCCGCCCTGTGGCTCACACACCGCGTCCACGCGCGCTTCGAGGTGCCGGACGTGGTCACGTTCATGCAGCAGGACACCGGCGAGGAGGGGCTCTCGCCCCCGCACCGGCTGGACCGCGAGACCAGCGGTGCGCAGGTGCTGAGCCGCGACCCGGACGCCGCACGGACGTTCTACACGCTGTTCAAGCAGCATCTGGTCGGCAAGACGTACCTCGCCATCGTGCACGGCACGCCCGACTGGGAACGCCTCACCGTGGACGCCCCGCTGGGCGAACTGGGCCTGGGCGGCGCGAACCGCGTGGTCATCCGGCAGGCCGTGATTCCAGACGGGCGACCCGCCATCACGGACTTCCGCGTGGTGGATCGCCGCGCCGGGCACGCGCTGATCGAGGCCTACCCCCGCAGCGGACGGCTGCACCAGATCCGCGCACACCTCTCGCACCTGGGGTTGCCCATGGTCGGCGACAAGATTTACGGACGCGACCCCACCGTATTCCTGGAGTTCATGCAGACCGGACAGACGCCGGAGCTGACCGCGCGGCTGGGTTTGAGCCGTCAGGCCCTGCACGCCGCCCGCCTCGCCTTCCCCTGGGACGGCGCGCAGGTCGTGGCCGAGGTGCCCCTGAGCTCGGATTTGCAGGCGTACTGGGACGGGCTGATTTGA
- a CDS encoding NADPH-dependent FMN reductase produces MKFAVIATSLDPDSRSAWMCALATRQLETQGHEVTHLDLRTTVLPPFDNAQGPSGCYDHPNAGLYHRAILEADGVLLGVPVYNWGVGSGAKALVELTGSSDALRGLHGAWFDQPVTFLVSGGLDHGYLSHGAFAFGMMVDFRCVVNPHYVYATSAHWDAPQVPGPWLAERLERTVNRATDLSERLKGRAYRSVWEI; encoded by the coding sequence GTGAAGTTCGCGGTCATCGCCACCAGCCTCGACCCGGACAGCCGCAGCGCGTGGATGTGTGCCCTGGCGACCCGGCAGCTCGAAACGCAGGGGCACGAGGTCACGCACCTCGACCTGAGAACCACGGTTCTGCCGCCCTTCGACAACGCGCAGGGGCCGAGTGGCTGTTACGACCACCCGAACGCGGGCCTGTACCACCGCGCGATCCTGGAGGCCGACGGCGTGCTGCTGGGCGTGCCCGTGTACAACTGGGGCGTCGGTTCCGGCGCGAAGGCACTGGTGGAACTGACCGGCAGCAGCGACGCCCTGCGCGGCCTGCACGGCGCGTGGTTCGACCAGCCCGTGACCTTCCTGGTCTCCGGCGGGCTGGATCACGGATACCTCAGCCACGGAGCCTTCGCCTTCGGGATGATGGTGGACTTCCGGTGCGTGGTCAACCCACATTACGTGTACGCCACGTCGGCCCACTGGGACGCGCCCCAGGTACCCGGCCCCTGGCTGGCCGAGCGACTGGAACGCACCGTGAACCGCGCCACCGATCTCTCGGAACGCCTGAAAGGCCGCGCCTACCGGAGCGTATGGGAGATCTGA
- a CDS encoding M48 family metallopeptidase: MTLPGGPVAGVYFDGRSSRDHPATVTLTEQGVTLNVPELGSPRMWPLAEVTVDPAVPGVRRVVKFRDGGRYETADDAAISAWERQVGLNRALTGVRWLESRWAAALGALVLAVAAVAAFVVFGLPVLARQAAAVTPRSVLATFDRETLKVLNTGEYVGPTKLSAARQAQLQAEFRDVAAWAGGGYPYTLLLRDGEPAGTDSGGIGANAFALPGGTVVMTDQIVALASNDRELMGVLAHETGHVTHRHGLAGVYQGLGLTLVSTVITGDLVSATTFAAAVPAALLRGGYSRADETQADEVAGRFMLERYHTTRPLQDILARLEKELGDGKDSRASVFDLLRSHPGTPQRIEHLRAIERAALP, encoded by the coding sequence ATGACCCTTCCTGGCGGCCCGGTGGCGGGCGTCTACTTCGATGGCCGCAGCAGCCGAGACCATCCCGCCACCGTGACCCTGACGGAGCAGGGCGTAACCCTGAACGTGCCGGAGCTGGGTTCGCCCCGGATGTGGCCGCTGGCCGAGGTGACGGTCGATCCGGCCGTTCCGGGCGTCCGGCGCGTGGTGAAGTTCCGGGACGGGGGACGTTACGAGACCGCCGATGACGCAGCCATCAGTGCGTGGGAGCGGCAAGTGGGGCTGAACCGCGCACTGACCGGCGTGCGCTGGCTGGAATCCCGCTGGGCCGCCGCGCTGGGAGCACTGGTGCTGGCGGTGGCGGCCGTGGCGGCCTTCGTGGTGTTCGGCCTGCCGGTGCTGGCCCGGCAGGCGGCCGCCGTCACGCCCCGCAGCGTCCTGGCGACCTTCGACCGCGAGACCTTGAAAGTCCTGAACACGGGCGAGTATGTGGGGCCGACGAAGCTCAGCGCCGCGCGGCAGGCCCAGTTGCAGGCGGAATTCCGCGACGTGGCCGCGTGGGCCGGTGGCGGCTACCCGTACACGCTGCTGCTGCGCGACGGCGAGCCAGCGGGCACGGACAGCGGCGGGATCGGTGCCAATGCCTTCGCCCTGCCCGGCGGCACGGTCGTGATGACCGACCAGATCGTGGCGCTCGCCAGCAACGACCGTGAACTGATGGGCGTCCTGGCGCACGAGACCGGACACGTCACGCACCGGCACGGACTGGCGGGCGTGTACCAGGGCCTGGGGCTCACGCTGGTCTCCACCGTCATCACGGGCGATCTGGTGTCCGCGACCACCTTCGCCGCCGCCGTGCCTGCCGCCCTGCTGCGCGGCGGCTACTCGCGGGCCGACGAAACGCAGGCCGACGAGGTGGCCGGCCGCTTCATGCTGGAGCGCTACCACACCACGCGGCCCCTTCAGGACATCCTGGCGCGGCTGGAGAAGGAACTGGGTGACGGGAAGGACAGCCGGGCCAGCGTGTTCGACCTGCTCCGGTCACATCCGGGCACGCCGCAGCGCATCGAGCACCTCCGGGCCATCGAGCGGGCCGCGCTGCCCTGA
- a CDS encoding DUF898 domain-containing protein, whose translation MTDLPAPLDPADDQTGAPYGRHAGQPLLPAVTDSPAPTPMTVTEYPVSFTGRADEYFRIWIVNVALTIVTLGIYLPWARVRTRQYFYGHAWVDGQNFEYRANPVALLRGYVIVGGLFLGYSLATQFQKYWIAVPLLLIYVGLYPWLVRQSLRFQAANTVHRGLRFGFMGSLRDSYVAYGAANILGSIGGIFALPWAWFMQRRYQLNHLEYGTARGKFRGDVAPFYVIALTAVGVGVGLGIVLLIPLAAVLFGSMNWNPDTFGDGDPTTLIVLFAVAYVAFILLYTVLWQYARAAIMAYVLNHGELGGVIRTRATFRPWTLVWIGVTNTLATVFTLGLATPWAAIRRTKYVLEGIQVRAIAPLDDFAAGASQQPSALGEAATELLDIQVGF comes from the coding sequence ATGACCGACCTGCCCGCCCCACTCGACCCTGCGGATGACCAGACCGGCGCTCCGTACGGACGCCACGCGGGTCAGCCGCTCCTTCCGGCCGTCACCGACAGCCCGGCGCCCACGCCCATGACGGTCACGGAGTACCCGGTTTCCTTCACGGGGCGGGCCGACGAGTACTTCCGGATCTGGATCGTGAACGTGGCCCTCACGATCGTCACGCTGGGCATCTACCTGCCGTGGGCCCGCGTCCGCACGCGCCAGTACTTCTACGGGCACGCCTGGGTGGATGGGCAGAATTTCGAGTACCGCGCGAATCCCGTGGCCCTGCTGCGCGGGTACGTGATCGTGGGGGGCCTGTTCCTGGGTTACTCGCTGGCCACGCAGTTCCAGAAGTACTGGATCGCGGTGCCGCTGCTGCTGATCTACGTGGGCCTGTACCCCTGGCTGGTGCGGCAGTCGCTGCGTTTCCAGGCTGCCAACACCGTGCACCGGGGCCTGCGTTTCGGCTTCATGGGCAGCCTGCGAGACTCGTACGTGGCGTATGGCGCGGCCAACATCCTGGGCTCGATCGGGGGGATCTTCGCGCTGCCGTGGGCGTGGTTCATGCAGCGGCGCTACCAGCTGAACCACCTGGAGTACGGCACGGCACGCGGGAAATTCCGGGGCGACGTGGCCCCTTTCTACGTGATCGCCCTGACGGCTGTGGGCGTCGGGGTGGGCCTGGGGATCGTGCTCCTGATTCCCCTGGCGGCCGTGCTGTTCGGCTCCATGAACTGGAACCCGGACACGTTCGGTGACGGCGACCCGACCACCCTGATTGTCCTCTTTGCGGTGGCGTACGTGGCGTTCATCCTGCTGTACACGGTGCTGTGGCAGTACGCGCGGGCCGCGATCATGGCCTACGTCCTAAACCACGGGGAACTGGGGGGAGTGATCCGCACGCGCGCGACGTTCAGACCGTGGACGCTGGTGTGGATCGGCGTGACGAACACCCTGGCCACCGTCTTCACGCTGGGGCTCGCCACGCCCTGGGCCGCGATCCGCCGGACGAAGTACGTCCTGGAGGGCATTCAGGTGCGGGCCATCGCCCCGCTGGACGATTTCGCGGCGGGGGCGTCACAGCAGCCCTCCGCGCTGGGCGAGGCGGCCACGGAACTCCTCGACATCCAGGTGGGCTTCTGA
- a CDS encoding cold-shock protein — protein MAQGRVKWFNVEKGYGFIEHPGNPDVFVHYSAIQSGGFRKLNEGDEVEFEVEAGQGNKGPQAKNVVVTNAAPAPMGGSSSMGGGNRGGGSRW, from the coding sequence ATGGCTCAAGGTCGAGTGAAGTGGTTTAACGTCGAGAAGGGCTACGGGTTCATCGAACACCCCGGCAACCCTGACGTTTTCGTGCACTACAGCGCCATCCAGAGCGGCGGCTTCCGCAAGCTCAACGAGGGCGATGAGGTCGAGTTCGAGGTGGAGGCCGGCCAGGGCAACAAAGGCCCGCAGGCCAAGAACGTGGTCGTCACGAACGCCGCGCCCGCCCCGATGGGTGGCAGCAGCAGCATGGGTGGCGGCAACCGGGGCGGCGGCAGCCGCTGGTAA
- a CDS encoding gamma carbonic anhydrase family protein, with amino-acid sequence MPRYALDGHVPDIHPTAFIAPSADLIGQVRVQAQASVWFGAVLRGDLEPITVGVGSNVQDGAVLHTDLGWPCTLGEHVTIGHRAIVHGATCGPGSLVGMGAVMLSGSSLGAGAVLGAGAVLPEGAHVPDGMLAVGVPARVVRTAPSTGNATRYVQNGERFSRGLRRLDADAAAPECQSLLEGV; translated from the coding sequence ATGCCGCGCTACGCCCTGGACGGGCACGTTCCCGACATTCACCCCACTGCGTTCATCGCCCCCAGTGCCGACCTGATCGGCCAGGTGCGGGTGCAGGCGCAGGCGAGCGTGTGGTTCGGCGCGGTGCTGCGCGGCGACCTCGAACCCATCACGGTGGGCGTGGGCAGCAACGTGCAGGACGGGGCCGTGCTCCACACGGATCTGGGCTGGCCGTGCACGCTCGGTGAACACGTGACCATCGGGCACCGCGCCATCGTGCACGGCGCCACCTGCGGGCCGGGCAGTCTGGTCGGCATGGGCGCCGTGATGCTCAGCGGTTCCAGCCTGGGCGCCGGGGCGGTGCTCGGCGCTGGCGCCGTGCTGCCCGAGGGCGCGCACGTGCCGGACGGCATGCTGGCCGTGGGCGTGCCCGCCCGCGTGGTGCGAACTGCCCCCAGCACCGGGAATGCCACCCGCTACGTGCAGAACGGCGAGCGCTTCAGCCGTGGCCTGCGCCGCCTGGACGCCGACGCGGCCGCTCCCGAGTGCCAGTCCCTGCTGGAGGGCGTGTGA